A part of Paenibacillus donghaensis genomic DNA contains:
- a CDS encoding helix-turn-helix domain-containing protein has translation MSQEEREHLEQLINKGKVAGYKIKHAEMLLKSEEGEHGPSWPDTRIAEVYNVSERTVRNLRKRFEAALEREKQTNYRTKLDGEAEAKLIAIACSQPPEGYSRWSVRLLADRLVELEIVDAVSHMTVQRVMKKQTQTMAEETMVYSGSFWRVCCTHGRRARCLPASS, from the coding sequence TTGAGCCAAGAAGAACGCGAACATTTAGAACAACTGATTAATAAAGGAAAAGTGGCCGGTTACAAGATTAAACATGCGGAAATGCTGCTGAAATCCGAAGAAGGCGAGCACGGCCCCTCGTGGCCAGATACTCGGATTGCAGAAGTCTACAATGTGAGTGAAAGAACCGTTCGGAATTTGCGGAAACGATTTGAGGCCGCGCTTGAGCGAGAAAAGCAAACCAACTACAGGACCAAGCTGGATGGCGAAGCCGAAGCAAAACTGATTGCAATCGCATGCAGTCAGCCGCCGGAAGGCTACAGCAGATGGTCGGTTCGGTTGCTCGCGGATCGCTTGGTCGAACTGGAAATCGTCGATGCCGTTTCGCACATGACCGTGCAGCGGGTGATGAAAAAACAAACTCAAACCATGGCTGAAGAAACAATGGTGTATTCCGGAAGCTTCTGGCGAGTTTGTTGCACACATGGAAGACGTGCTCGATGTCTGCCAGCGTCCTCATGA
- a CDS encoding MFS transporter, translating to MGLPTGLLFVIKADTVDYGEWKSGVRAPGILMSASGVANKLGSGLGSAIPVWLLAAGGYVAKQEQSAKALQMIALSYIWLPVILGVVAILVMAFVYRWEKPHAEIVAELEARRLNNN from the coding sequence ATGGGGCTGCCTACAGGATTACTGTTTGTTATAAAAGCGGACACGGTTGACTATGGTGAATGGAAGTCCGGTGTCCGTGCTCCGGGAATTCTGATGTCTGCTTCAGGCGTTGCCAATAAATTAGGTTCGGGACTTGGAAGCGCAATTCCGGTGTGGCTGCTTGCTGCCGGGGGTTACGTGGCCAAACAGGAACAATCTGCGAAGGCACTGCAGATGATTGCTTTAAGCTATATCTGGCTGCCGGTTATTCTGGGTGTGGTAGCCATTCTTGTAATGGCTTTCGTTTACAGATGGGAAAAGCCACATGCAGAAATTGTAGCGGAGCTGGAAGCAAGGAGATTAAACAATAACTAA
- a CDS encoding helix-turn-helix domain-containing protein: MKSAKRLHFNNQSYFTKSFKKFTGQTPRKFRQLWEIRYN, from the coding sequence ATGAAATCAGCCAAACGGCTGCATTTTAATAACCAGAGCTATTTCACCAAGTCATTCAAAAAATTCACCGGCCAAACACCTCGGAAATTCCGGCAGCTATGGGAAATTCGTTATAACTGA
- a CDS encoding ATP-binding protein translates to MCDLQLIHRAVSNLLSNAIKHNPPGTAVTVSLSRNGDRLQMAVTNHGIGI, encoded by the coding sequence ATGTGTGATCTACAATTGATCCACAGAGCAGTTTCCAATTTACTCTCCAATGCCATCAAGCATAATCCGCCTGGTACGGCGGTTACAGTCAGTTTATCAAGAAATGGCGACCGGTTACAGATGGCGGTAACCAATCATGGAATAGGTATTTAG
- a CDS encoding ATP-binding protein, which yields MKKWRPVTDGGNQSWNRYLEESSSRIFEPFARNVQARQKEGAGLGLVIASQIAELHGGRLLLQQLPGKTTFILEIPEQRF from the coding sequence ATCAAGAAATGGCGACCGGTTACAGATGGCGGTAACCAATCATGGAATAGGTATTTAGAGGAGTCGAGCAGCAGAATATTCGAGCCCTTTGCTCGTAATGTTCAAGCCAGACAGAAAGAGGGAGCAGGACTGGGACTTGTGATTGCCAGTCAGATAGCTGAGTTGCACGGCGGTCGCTTGCTGCTTCAGCAACTCCCGGGAAAAACCACATTTATTCTGGAAATCCCCGAGCAACGATTTTAA
- a CDS encoding response regulator transcription factor produces MRSKKILIIEDEEGIRDILSYSLRKEGFEILEAANGQEGLMLLERNHADLVLLDLMLPDVSGFDICKRLSYTSRTPVIMITAKSDMLDKVLGMELGADDYITKPFDIREVIARIRAIFRRIDQKVESGQPTARETIHLGKTIVIYRNEREVLKDGERVFLTNKEYELLPFFVEHNRMVFNRSELLDKVWGFEYAGDTRTVDIHVQRIRKKLDDNHAAGSMIVTVFGVGYKLDAVVRT; encoded by the coding sequence ATGAGATCCAAAAAAATTTTGATTATTGAGGATGAAGAGGGGATTCGCGACATTCTCTCATATTCTTTGCGCAAGGAAGGATTTGAAATTCTTGAAGCAGCTAATGGTCAAGAGGGGCTTATGCTCCTGGAGCGAAATCATGCCGATCTGGTATTGCTTGACCTGATGTTGCCTGACGTAAGCGGTTTTGATATTTGCAAAAGGCTGTCATACACGTCACGTACACCGGTGATTATGATTACCGCCAAATCCGATATGCTGGATAAGGTACTGGGTATGGAACTTGGTGCTGATGATTATATTACAAAACCTTTTGACATCCGTGAGGTGATAGCTCGCATCCGTGCAATATTTCGGCGAATTGATCAAAAAGTAGAGAGTGGACAACCAACCGCTCGAGAAACTATACACTTGGGTAAAACCATTGTAATCTACCGAAACGAGCGTGAAGTATTGAAAGATGGAGAACGTGTGTTCTTGACCAACAAAGAGTATGAATTACTACCGTTTTTTGTTGAGCATAATCGTATGGTGTTTAACAGATCGGAGCTACTGGACAAGGTATGGGGATTTGAATACGCAGGCGATACACGTACGGTCGATATTCATGTGCAGCGTATCCGAAAAAAACTTGATGATAATCATGCAGCTGGCTCAATGATTGTAACTGTATTTGGTGTAGGTTATAAACTCGATGCTGTGGTACGGACATGA
- a CDS encoding sensor histidine kinase, whose protein sequence is MKWTIQFKMVVLFAVIIFVGFAALLLAFNKVSVDNMYREIDKDMIYYKKNLDIAISQYFILLNKQMNEQTIEAEINEIEKQIGLTIGGEVDLYRADASSYKYAEGKSQPVKIFREVAEVASNSTIAYSTTINKNHITASLATPLIRGDQVIGIIRFEKDYSELFIQRMQFSNTITVFAIVIFVCVFIASIFISQRMTKPIRILIQHSRNVTNGSLDSEIEVHSHDEIGELAKSFSKMIRQIREQIDVIEHERDEVKLVQERSKIFFDNVTHELKTPLTTILGYAQILRDNGFTDHAFFEKGLNYVINESRRLNRMVVNILDASVAASTRRNFQFESMNISNVLKETCDEMSIKADKYNIMIDTGIESNLLLYGDINRLKEVFINVLDNSIKYSYVNSTITVNAFKSGDEIKIMICDQGEGIQEEELERIFEPFYRDNDVNLVEKGSAGLGLSIVKNTIEQHGGKVRMKSIINLGSELQITLPVNSV, encoded by the coding sequence ATGAAGTGGACAATTCAGTTTAAAATGGTCGTTCTCTTTGCTGTAATCATTTTTGTTGGTTTTGCAGCCTTACTATTGGCATTTAACAAGGTTAGTGTAGACAATATGTATCGTGAGATCGATAAGGATATGATTTATTACAAAAAAAATCTGGATATTGCGATAAGCCAATATTTTATTCTATTAAACAAGCAGATGAATGAACAAACCATTGAGGCGGAAATTAACGAGATTGAGAAGCAAATCGGTCTCACGATTGGAGGCGAGGTTGATCTTTACCGTGCCGATGCCTCTTCTTATAAATACGCTGAGGGCAAAAGTCAGCCGGTCAAAATTTTTCGTGAGGTTGCAGAGGTGGCTTCAAATTCTACAATCGCATATAGCACAACGATCAATAAGAACCACATCACGGCAAGTCTGGCTACGCCACTAATAAGAGGAGATCAGGTGATAGGCATTATACGCTTTGAAAAGGATTATTCAGAGCTTTTTATACAGCGTATGCAATTTTCAAACACAATTACTGTTTTTGCTATTGTAATATTTGTATGTGTGTTCATTGCCTCGATTTTTATCTCACAGAGGATGACGAAACCGATACGTATATTAATACAACACTCCAGGAATGTTACCAATGGGAGTCTTGACTCTGAAATCGAAGTACACTCACACGATGAAATCGGTGAGTTAGCGAAAAGCTTTTCGAAAATGATCCGGCAAATCCGGGAACAGATTGATGTGATTGAGCATGAACGTGATGAGGTGAAGCTGGTTCAGGAACGCAGTAAGATTTTTTTTGATAATGTGACTCATGAATTGAAGACCCCGCTTACTACAATTCTGGGATATGCTCAAATACTCCGTGATAATGGTTTTACTGATCATGCTTTTTTTGAAAAAGGTTTAAACTACGTTATAAATGAGAGCCGACGTCTTAACAGGATGGTAGTAAATATTTTGGATGCGTCCGTAGCAGCGTCAACAAGACGGAATTTTCAGTTTGAGTCGATGAACATATCGAATGTATTGAAAGAAACCTGTGACGAAATGTCCATTAAGGCAGATAAATATAATATAATGATTGACACCGGAATTGAGAGTAACTTGCTTTTATATGGTGACATCAACAGGCTAAAGGAAGTTTTCATTAATGTATTGGATAATTCTATTAAGTACAGTTATGTTAACTCAACTATTACGGTCAATGCTTTCAAGTCTGGGGACGAGATCAAAATTATGATTTGTGACCAGGGTGAAGGTATCCAAGAGGAAGAACTGGAACGTATTTTTGAACCTTTCTACCGTGATAATGATGTGAATCTTGTAGAAAAGGGCAGTGCAGGCCTAGGTTTATCTATCGTTAAGAATACAATAGA